The following are encoded in a window of Oncorhynchus keta strain PuntledgeMale-10-30-2019 chromosome 10, Oket_V2, whole genome shotgun sequence genomic DNA:
- the LOC118372821 gene encoding uncharacterized protein LOC118372821 isoform X3, producing the protein MALFIPDMAGHLFLGILLFDTFQSIKAQVPPQLTVSPEVIRVTDTVQLRCHTSQSTYVSQCYFYIEKIHHLQHTTSCQQSLTGTKLLEWAGHGPTTKVNMRCIYYAVEMSIYSPYSDPVSVTLLGKLQKPDISVNDESSHDITIACVLPESVSDGDSCNLYTGDQPQAYKEAWVRRFNTASSKLFCTFSVTKNDLFRHLQLERDVSCDYRVNTGSHSLSPRSDKYIITGQKPNITVSLKGNLILTCLIPGSVSNDTTCNLYVGEKSKCLFRAQIWKKKHKDSECWFCQFSAAESDLISCLQSVRRKEVSCDYRVSSGPNSLSPRSDWNSFTLVLTPGPRSTLLPSKTASPTEDTTVRPTTSLTSPLTPSTAVNPTSGLTSPLAPCTAVNPTSDLTVSPTLTNDTPKSPTERGQSSTDSIVNSNSQKRVWAVQLWQTTVCMASGVGVFLMGLTAVYLCRRTKKTNSLRPTARQDDHSQYDLVMGAMSSAGMLDSRDAGIYSLITSVPSTFLHSGPVQQSANEDADSENAGVYSLITSVPSTSVPLGPFEENGKSSENDKSDMYHVYSSIPDRPASSAQPDGLYSLLQTH; encoded by the exons TCCCTCCTCAGCTGACAGTGAGTCCTGAAGTCATCAGGGTTACGGACACAGTTCAGCTGAGATGTCACACTTCTCAATCTACCTATGTGTCTCAGTGTTACTTCTACATAGAGAAAATACACCATCTCCAACATACCACATCCTGTCAGCAGTCACTCACAGGGACCAAGCTGCTTGAATGGGCAGGTCATGGTCCAACCACCAAGGTCAACATGAGATGTATCTACTATGCTGTAGAGATGTCTATCTACTCTCCCTACAGTGACCCTGTCTCAGTCACTCTCCTGG GTAAACTGCAGAAACCAGACATTAGTGTCAATGACGAATCATCTCATGACATCACTATTGCCTGTGTACTTCCTGAGTCTGTCAGTGATGGTGATAGCTGTAACCTGTACACTGGAGACCAGCCTCAGGCCTACaaagaggcttgggtgaggagatTTAACACAGCATCATCCAAACTATTCTGTACCTTCAGTGTTACTAAGAATGATCTGTTCAGGCATCTGCAGTTGGAGAGAGATGTGAGCTGTGACTATAGAGTGAACACAGGATCACACTCTCTATCTCCCCGCAGTGATAAATACATAATTACAG GTCAGAAACCAAATATTACAGTCAGTCTGAAAGGGAACCTCATCCTCACCTGTTTAATTCCTGGCTCTGTCAGTAATGACACCACCTGTAACCTGTATGTTGGAGAGAAGAGTAAGTGTCTTTTTAGAGCACAAATCTGGAAGAAGAAACACAAAGATTCCGAATGCTGGTTCTGTCAATTCTCTGCGGCTGAGAGTGATCTGATCAGTTGTCTACAGTCAGTGAGGCGTAAGGAAGTGAGCTGTGACTACAGAGTGAGCTCAGgaccaaactctctctctccacgcagTGATTGGAACAGCTTTACAT TGGTTTTAACTCCAGGTCCTAGATCTACTTTGCTTCCCAGCAAGACAGCGAGTCCTACAGAAG ACACCACAGTGAGACCAACTACCA GTTTGACCTCTCCTTTGACCCCCAGCACAGCAGTGAATCCTACATCAG GTTTGACCTCTCCTTTGGCCCCCTGCACAGCAGTGAATCCTACATCAG ATTTGACTGTTAGTCCTACTTTGACAAATGACACACCAAAGAGTCCAACTGAAA GAGGTCAAAGCtccacagacagcattgtgaattCAAACAGTCAAAAAAGAGTTTGGG CGGTGCAACTATGGCAGACAACTGTGTGTATGGCTTCTGGAGTGGGCGTGTTCTTAATGGGATTGACAGCTGTCTATCTCTGCAGGAGGACCA AGAAAACCAATTCTCTGAG AcctacagccagacaggatgatcacagcCAAT ATGATTTGGTGATGGGAGCTATGAGCAGTGCAGGCATGTTGGATTCAAGGGATGCTGGGATCTATTCTCTCATCACCTCTGTACCGTCCACGTTTTTGCACTCAG GTCCTGTGCAGCAATCTGCAAATGAAGAT GCTGATTCAGAGAATGCAGGGGTCTACAGCCTGATCACTTCTGTACCATCCACATCTGTACCATTAG GTCCTTTTGAAGAAAATGGAAAGTCATCTGAAAACGACAAA TCTGATATGTACCATGTATACAGCTCAATCCCCGACAGACCAGCATCCTCAGCCCAGCCGGATGGGTTGTACAGTCTTTTACAGACACACTGA
- the LOC118372821 gene encoding uncharacterized protein LOC118372821 isoform X4, translated as MALFIPDMAGHLFLGILLFDTFQSIKAQVPPQLTVSPEVIRVTDTVQLRCHTSQSTYVSQCYFYIEKIHHLQHTTSCQQSLTGTKLLEWAGHGPTTKVNMRCIYYAVEMSIYSPYSDPVSVTLLGKLQKPDISVNDESSHDITIACVLPESVSDGDSCNLYTGDQPQAYKEAWVRRFNTASSKLFCTFSVTKNDLFRHLQLERDVSCDYRVNTGSHSLSPRSDKYIITGQKPNITVSLKGNLILTCLIPGSVSNDTTCNLYVGEKSKCLFRAQIWKKKHKDSECWFCQFSAAESDLISCLQSVRRKEVSCDYRVSSGPNSLSPRSDWNSFTLVLTPGPRSTLLPSKTASPTEVLTVTSTLTPDTTVRPTTSLTSPLTPSTAVNPTSDLTVSPTLTNDTPKSPTERGQSSTDSIVNSNSQKRVWAVQLWQTTVCMASGVGVFLMGLTAVYLCRRTKKTNSLRPTARQDDHSQYDLVMGAMSSAGMLDSRDAGIYSLITSVPSTFLHSGPVQQSANEDADSENAGVYSLITSVPSTSVPLGPFEENGKSSENDKSDMYHVYSSIPDRPASSAQPDGLYSLLQTH; from the exons TCCCTCCTCAGCTGACAGTGAGTCCTGAAGTCATCAGGGTTACGGACACAGTTCAGCTGAGATGTCACACTTCTCAATCTACCTATGTGTCTCAGTGTTACTTCTACATAGAGAAAATACACCATCTCCAACATACCACATCCTGTCAGCAGTCACTCACAGGGACCAAGCTGCTTGAATGGGCAGGTCATGGTCCAACCACCAAGGTCAACATGAGATGTATCTACTATGCTGTAGAGATGTCTATCTACTCTCCCTACAGTGACCCTGTCTCAGTCACTCTCCTGG GTAAACTGCAGAAACCAGACATTAGTGTCAATGACGAATCATCTCATGACATCACTATTGCCTGTGTACTTCCTGAGTCTGTCAGTGATGGTGATAGCTGTAACCTGTACACTGGAGACCAGCCTCAGGCCTACaaagaggcttgggtgaggagatTTAACACAGCATCATCCAAACTATTCTGTACCTTCAGTGTTACTAAGAATGATCTGTTCAGGCATCTGCAGTTGGAGAGAGATGTGAGCTGTGACTATAGAGTGAACACAGGATCACACTCTCTATCTCCCCGCAGTGATAAATACATAATTACAG GTCAGAAACCAAATATTACAGTCAGTCTGAAAGGGAACCTCATCCTCACCTGTTTAATTCCTGGCTCTGTCAGTAATGACACCACCTGTAACCTGTATGTTGGAGAGAAGAGTAAGTGTCTTTTTAGAGCACAAATCTGGAAGAAGAAACACAAAGATTCCGAATGCTGGTTCTGTCAATTCTCTGCGGCTGAGAGTGATCTGATCAGTTGTCTACAGTCAGTGAGGCGTAAGGAAGTGAGCTGTGACTACAGAGTGAGCTCAGgaccaaactctctctctccacgcagTGATTGGAACAGCTTTACAT TGGTTTTAACTCCAGGTCCTAGATCTACTTTGCTTCCCAGCAAGACAGCGAGTCCTACAGAAG TTTTGACTGTTACTTCTACTTTGACCCCAGACACCACAGTGAGACCAACTACCA GTTTGACCTCTCCTTTGACCCCCAGCACAGCAGTGAATCCTACATCAG ATTTGACTGTTAGTCCTACTTTGACAAATGACACACCAAAGAGTCCAACTGAAA GAGGTCAAAGCtccacagacagcattgtgaattCAAACAGTCAAAAAAGAGTTTGGG CGGTGCAACTATGGCAGACAACTGTGTGTATGGCTTCTGGAGTGGGCGTGTTCTTAATGGGATTGACAGCTGTCTATCTCTGCAGGAGGACCA AGAAAACCAATTCTCTGAG AcctacagccagacaggatgatcacagcCAAT ATGATTTGGTGATGGGAGCTATGAGCAGTGCAGGCATGTTGGATTCAAGGGATGCTGGGATCTATTCTCTCATCACCTCTGTACCGTCCACGTTTTTGCACTCAG GTCCTGTGCAGCAATCTGCAAATGAAGAT GCTGATTCAGAGAATGCAGGGGTCTACAGCCTGATCACTTCTGTACCATCCACATCTGTACCATTAG GTCCTTTTGAAGAAAATGGAAAGTCATCTGAAAACGACAAA TCTGATATGTACCATGTATACAGCTCAATCCCCGACAGACCAGCATCCTCAGCCCAGCCGGATGGGTTGTACAGTCTTTTACAGACACACTGA
- the LOC118372821 gene encoding uncharacterized protein LOC118372821 isoform X2, which yields MALFIPDMAGHLFLGILLFDTFQSIKAQVPPQLTVSPEVIRVTDTVQLRCHTSQSTYVSQCYFYIEKIHHLQHTTSCQQSLTGTKLLEWAGHGPTTKVNMRCIYYAVEMSIYSPYSDPVSVTLLGKLQKPDISVNDESSHDITIACVLPESVSDGDSCNLYTGDQPQAYKEAWVRRFNTASSKLFCTFSVTKNDLFRHLQLERDVSCDYRVNTGSHSLSPRSDKYIITGQKPNITVSLKGNLILTCLIPGSVSNDTTCNLYVGEKSKCLFRAQIWKKKHKDSECWFCQFSAAESDLISCLQSVRRKEVSCDYRVSSGPNSLSPRSDWNSFTLVLTPGPRSTLLPSKTASPTEVLTVTSTLTPDTTVRPTTSLTSPLTPSTAVNPTSGLTSPLAPCTAVNPTSDLTVSPTLTNDTPKSPTERGQSSTDSIVNSNSQKRVWAVQLWQTTVCMASGVGVFLMGLTAVYLCRRTKKTNSLRPTARQDDHSQYDLVMGAMSSAGMLDSRDAGIYSLITSVPSTFLHSGPVQQSANEDADSENAGVYSLITSVPSTSVPLGPFEENGKSSENDKSDMYHVYSSIPDRPTTSAQPDGFYNLLQTH from the exons TCCCTCCTCAGCTGACAGTGAGTCCTGAAGTCATCAGGGTTACGGACACAGTTCAGCTGAGATGTCACACTTCTCAATCTACCTATGTGTCTCAGTGTTACTTCTACATAGAGAAAATACACCATCTCCAACATACCACATCCTGTCAGCAGTCACTCACAGGGACCAAGCTGCTTGAATGGGCAGGTCATGGTCCAACCACCAAGGTCAACATGAGATGTATCTACTATGCTGTAGAGATGTCTATCTACTCTCCCTACAGTGACCCTGTCTCAGTCACTCTCCTGG GTAAACTGCAGAAACCAGACATTAGTGTCAATGACGAATCATCTCATGACATCACTATTGCCTGTGTACTTCCTGAGTCTGTCAGTGATGGTGATAGCTGTAACCTGTACACTGGAGACCAGCCTCAGGCCTACaaagaggcttgggtgaggagatTTAACACAGCATCATCCAAACTATTCTGTACCTTCAGTGTTACTAAGAATGATCTGTTCAGGCATCTGCAGTTGGAGAGAGATGTGAGCTGTGACTATAGAGTGAACACAGGATCACACTCTCTATCTCCCCGCAGTGATAAATACATAATTACAG GTCAGAAACCAAATATTACAGTCAGTCTGAAAGGGAACCTCATCCTCACCTGTTTAATTCCTGGCTCTGTCAGTAATGACACCACCTGTAACCTGTATGTTGGAGAGAAGAGTAAGTGTCTTTTTAGAGCACAAATCTGGAAGAAGAAACACAAAGATTCCGAATGCTGGTTCTGTCAATTCTCTGCGGCTGAGAGTGATCTGATCAGTTGTCTACAGTCAGTGAGGCGTAAGGAAGTGAGCTGTGACTACAGAGTGAGCTCAGgaccaaactctctctctccacgcagTGATTGGAACAGCTTTACAT TGGTTTTAACTCCAGGTCCTAGATCTACTTTGCTTCCCAGCAAGACAGCGAGTCCTACAGAAG TTTTGACTGTTACTTCTACTTTGACCCCAGACACCACAGTGAGACCAACTACCA GTTTGACCTCTCCTTTGACCCCCAGCACAGCAGTGAATCCTACATCAG GTTTGACCTCTCCTTTGGCCCCCTGCACAGCAGTGAATCCTACATCAG ATTTGACTGTTAGTCCTACTTTGACAAATGACACACCAAAGAGTCCAACTGAAA GAGGTCAAAGCtccacagacagcattgtgaattCAAACAGTCAAAAAAGAGTTTGGG CGGTGCAACTATGGCAGACAACTGTGTGTATGGCTTCTGGAGTGGGCGTGTTCTTAATGGGATTGACAGCTGTCTATCTCTGCAGGAGGACCA AGAAAACCAATTCTCTGAG AcctacagccagacaggatgatcacagcCAAT ATGATTTGGTGATGGGAGCTATGAGCAGTGCAGGCATGTTGGATTCAAGGGATGCTGGGATCTATTCTCTCATCACCTCTGTACCGTCCACGTTTTTGCACTCAG GTCCTGTGCAGCAATCTGCAAATGAAGAT GCTGATTCAGAGAATGCAGGGGTCTACAGCCTGATCACTTCTGTACCATCCACATCTGTACCATTAG GTCCTTTTGAAGAAAATGGAAAGTCATCTGAAAACGACAAA
- the LOC118372821 gene encoding uncharacterized protein LOC118372821 isoform X1: MALFIPDMAGHLFLGILLFDTFQSIKAQVPPQLTVSPEVIRVTDTVQLRCHTSQSTYVSQCYFYIEKIHHLQHTTSCQQSLTGTKLLEWAGHGPTTKVNMRCIYYAVEMSIYSPYSDPVSVTLLGKLQKPDISVNDESSHDITIACVLPESVSDGDSCNLYTGDQPQAYKEAWVRRFNTASSKLFCTFSVTKNDLFRHLQLERDVSCDYRVNTGSHSLSPRSDKYIITGQKPNITVSLKGNLILTCLIPGSVSNDTTCNLYVGEKSKCLFRAQIWKKKHKDSECWFCQFSAAESDLISCLQSVRRKEVSCDYRVSSGPNSLSPRSDWNSFTLVLTPGPRSTLLPSKTASPTEVLTVTSTLTPDTTVRPTTSLTSPLTPSTAVNPTSGLTSPLAPCTAVNPTSDLTVSPTLTNDTPKSPTERGQSSTDSIVNSNSQKRVWAVQLWQTTVCMASGVGVFLMGLTAVYLCRRTKKTNSLRPTARQDDHSQYDLVMGAMSSAGMLDSRDAGIYSLITSVPSTFLHSGPVQQSANEDADSENAGVYSLITSVPSTSVPLGPFEENGKSSENDKSDMYHVYSSIPDRPASSAQPDGLYSLLQTH, encoded by the exons TCCCTCCTCAGCTGACAGTGAGTCCTGAAGTCATCAGGGTTACGGACACAGTTCAGCTGAGATGTCACACTTCTCAATCTACCTATGTGTCTCAGTGTTACTTCTACATAGAGAAAATACACCATCTCCAACATACCACATCCTGTCAGCAGTCACTCACAGGGACCAAGCTGCTTGAATGGGCAGGTCATGGTCCAACCACCAAGGTCAACATGAGATGTATCTACTATGCTGTAGAGATGTCTATCTACTCTCCCTACAGTGACCCTGTCTCAGTCACTCTCCTGG GTAAACTGCAGAAACCAGACATTAGTGTCAATGACGAATCATCTCATGACATCACTATTGCCTGTGTACTTCCTGAGTCTGTCAGTGATGGTGATAGCTGTAACCTGTACACTGGAGACCAGCCTCAGGCCTACaaagaggcttgggtgaggagatTTAACACAGCATCATCCAAACTATTCTGTACCTTCAGTGTTACTAAGAATGATCTGTTCAGGCATCTGCAGTTGGAGAGAGATGTGAGCTGTGACTATAGAGTGAACACAGGATCACACTCTCTATCTCCCCGCAGTGATAAATACATAATTACAG GTCAGAAACCAAATATTACAGTCAGTCTGAAAGGGAACCTCATCCTCACCTGTTTAATTCCTGGCTCTGTCAGTAATGACACCACCTGTAACCTGTATGTTGGAGAGAAGAGTAAGTGTCTTTTTAGAGCACAAATCTGGAAGAAGAAACACAAAGATTCCGAATGCTGGTTCTGTCAATTCTCTGCGGCTGAGAGTGATCTGATCAGTTGTCTACAGTCAGTGAGGCGTAAGGAAGTGAGCTGTGACTACAGAGTGAGCTCAGgaccaaactctctctctccacgcagTGATTGGAACAGCTTTACAT TGGTTTTAACTCCAGGTCCTAGATCTACTTTGCTTCCCAGCAAGACAGCGAGTCCTACAGAAG TTTTGACTGTTACTTCTACTTTGACCCCAGACACCACAGTGAGACCAACTACCA GTTTGACCTCTCCTTTGACCCCCAGCACAGCAGTGAATCCTACATCAG GTTTGACCTCTCCTTTGGCCCCCTGCACAGCAGTGAATCCTACATCAG ATTTGACTGTTAGTCCTACTTTGACAAATGACACACCAAAGAGTCCAACTGAAA GAGGTCAAAGCtccacagacagcattgtgaattCAAACAGTCAAAAAAGAGTTTGGG CGGTGCAACTATGGCAGACAACTGTGTGTATGGCTTCTGGAGTGGGCGTGTTCTTAATGGGATTGACAGCTGTCTATCTCTGCAGGAGGACCA AGAAAACCAATTCTCTGAG AcctacagccagacaggatgatcacagcCAAT ATGATTTGGTGATGGGAGCTATGAGCAGTGCAGGCATGTTGGATTCAAGGGATGCTGGGATCTATTCTCTCATCACCTCTGTACCGTCCACGTTTTTGCACTCAG GTCCTGTGCAGCAATCTGCAAATGAAGAT GCTGATTCAGAGAATGCAGGGGTCTACAGCCTGATCACTTCTGTACCATCCACATCTGTACCATTAG GTCCTTTTGAAGAAAATGGAAAGTCATCTGAAAACGACAAA TCTGATATGTACCATGTATACAGCTCAATCCCCGACAGACCAGCATCCTCAGCCCAGCCGGATGGGTTGTACAGTCTTTTACAGACACACTGA